The genomic segment CCGCAGAACGTCCTTATAGGAAAATTTCTTGCGCTTGGGTTTGGTTTTATTCGGCGCACCCTGCGCCTTGGTTTTTTTGTCGGTCCTCGGCTGATCCGTTTGCGCGGTTTGCGCATCCGGCTTCGCTTCGGGCACAGCCTCCTGTGCAGCCTCCTGCTTTGCCGTTCCGGTCATTTCCGGCTGCGGCTCCAACGCTTCCGCCTCAGACACCGCCTGCTCTGCTGGTTCCTCCGTTTGCGTCTGGGAGGATTCCTGCTGCTGGGCGGATGCAGCGGACTGCTCCGCCGGCTGTACTTGTTCTGTACCGTCCGAAAACGTGCCGCCCGGCTCTGATGCCGAAGCGGGCTCCGCACCGTACTGCTCCCGGGACTGCTCCGCAGGCTGCTGTACCGGACGCTGTGCATGCCGACCTTCCGTTTCTCGAAGGATGCTCTCTAACAGTTCTTCATCCTTGTTGCTCATTGATTACCAACCTCCGCCAATATGTGCTCTGCGATTCCGAATGCGCATAGGGCTGTGTGCCGCCGTATGCTGTTCCTGTTGATTGCGTCCAATTCCCACAGTCGCAAGCCGGACACCCACTCCGTGCTTCCAAACGCGAAGCCTACATAAACGGTTCCTACGGGCTGCTCCGGGGTACCGCCTCCGGGTCCTGCAAGGCCGGTCACGGAAATGCAAAGGTCTGCGCCGGATTTTTCTTTCAATCCACGCACCATTGCAAGGGCAACCTGTCTGCTGACCGGGCCGTACTGTGCAAGCATTCCCTCCGGAACGTTTAACAGCGTCTGCTTGATCCTGTTGGAATAGGTACAAACCCCAAGTTCAAAAACCTGCGATGCACCTGGTACAGAAGTAATCAATTCCGAAAGCAACCCACCCGTACAGCTTTCCGCTGTCGAAATGGTCATCGCTTTCAGCATCAATAATTGTACTACATTTGTAACCGTTCTGTCAAGATTTTGCGTGAATATTTCATGAGAATGTCCGATATTTTCGTATTCCTCAGCCCAGTTTTTCATAGAACCACCAATAAATAAGCGTTAATTATGATCTATTCGTAAATAAGCTAGATCAAAAATCTGTACGAATGATCTTCATGGTCGTATTGGTTACAGCCTCTGTAACCAGCTCCGTAAAGTCGAATGCCCCCTGTGCCCGTTCCACATCCTCCAGACGGGGACGCACCTTGGGGTGCCGGGGGGTGAATACGGTGCAGCAGTCCTCGTAGGGTTCGATGGAGGTGTCGTAGGTGTCGATCTTCCTGGAAATGGCAATGATCTCCGTCTTGTCCATGCCGATCAGGGGACGGAACACAGGCATCCGGCACACCGCATCCGTTGCGCAAAGCGCCTGCATGGTCTGACTTGCCACCTGCCCCACGCTTTCCCCGGTAATGAGGGCAAGGCACCCTTCCCGGTCTGCGATCTGCTGTGCCACCTCCATCATAAGCCGCCGCATGATAACGGTGAACAGCTCCTCCGGGCACTGATCCTTAATGGTTTCCTGGATTTTGGTAAAGGGCACACAGAAGAACGCCATGGAGCCGCAGTAGGGCACGATCTTCTCCGCCAGGGTTTCCACCTTCAGCAGGGCACGCTCGGAGGTGTAAGGAGGGCTGATAAAATGAATGGCGCTGACGCAGATGCCCCGCTTCGCCATCATATACCCTGCCACCGGGCTGTCGATGCCCCCGGACAGCAACAGCAACGCCCGACCGGAGCTGCCCACCGGCAAACCCCCGGCACCGGGACGGCGATCCGCATGCACATAGGCATTGGTGTCCCGGATCTCCACCGTAACGATCACCTCCGGATGGTTCACGTCCACGGTCAGATGGGGGAACTTGTCCAGCAGGATGCCTCCCAGCTCCCGGCAGATCTCCGGGGATTTCATGGGAAACGCCTTGTCCGACCGCTTTGCCTCCACCTTAAAGGTACGGGCACCGGACAGCACCTCCTCCAGGTATTCCGGCGCACGCTCCGCCACGGAGTCAAAGCGCTTTTCGCACACCAGCGCCCGGCACAGGGCGGCGATGCCGAACACCTTCCCCAGCCGTTCCATGGCGTCCTCCAGCACATCCTCCTCCGCCGGGGTGATGTAGATGGTGGACTGTGCCTTGGCGTAGGTAAAGCTGCCCAGGGGCTTGAGCCGCCGGCGGATGTTCTTGAGGAGGATATCCTCAAAGCCGTTCTTGTTCAGTCCCTTCAGCGCCATTTCGCCGTATTTTGCAAGTATGATCTCTTTCATGTGTTTATCCTTCCTATCAAGCCTCCGGCTGTTCCGGATCTTCAAAATAAAACAGGGTTTCAAAGGGCTGCTCCAGAGCGATGCACAGCAGCAGCGCCAGTCTTGCACTGGGGCAGAACTGGTGATTTTCAATGGAGCAGATGGTCTGTCGGGATACCCCCACAAGCTGGGCAAGCTCCCCCTGGGACAAATGCCGCTGAGACCGGGCATGCCGCAGCCGGTTTTGCAGGATCAGTTCCTCCATGCTTCCCCCCATCCGGTCAGGTACAGCACGCCGCTGACCAACGCCAGCACCAGAGCCGCAAGCCCCCATCCCAAAAAAGAAACCTTGCGCAGGCGCACAAAGCGGTACAGGAAGGAGGAGGCAATGGCGGCGAACACCAGAATGCTGTAGGGATAGAAGCTCTCCGACCGGAGGATGCTCCCCACCGTCAGCAGAAGGCACAGCCCCACACACACGCTGCCGGAAAAATTATAAGCGTCCAGATAAATTTGCTGTTCCCGCTCGTCCAGTCCTTCCCGGCGGGATCGTTCCAGGATCTGTTCCCGTTTCATAGCACACCTCCGCTGTTCTGTGATATAAATAGTATACCACAGCCAGCGGAGGATGTCAAGTAAACTTTACACTTTTCTTTTTTCTGCCTGCTCTCCCGTAAACAGCAGCAGACCGATGCCGATGAGCAGCATGATGGTGACTCCCACGCCGCCCTCCAGACCGAACAGTCCCCCGTGGATCAGCTCCCTGCCCTCCTTGGATACGAACCGGAGGGCGGTCACGTCCAGGGACATGCCGCTGACCTTGATGCCGAACAGGTTCCCCTGGGCAAAGTTCCAGAAGCTATGCAGTGCGCAGATGCCCCACAGGCTGTCGAACCGATACATATAATAAGCGGCGAACATGCCGAACAGGATCAGATTGGGGATCGCCAGCAGGGTCTTGCCGTTGTTCGCCATATGGGCAAGGGCAAAGGCGATGCCGCTGATGAGGGCTGCCACATGGGGATTGCATTTGCGCACCAGACTGTTGCAGAAGAAGCCCCGGAACACGACCTCCTCGCTCATGCCCTGCACCATCCAGCCCAGCAGCAGCAGGAAGAAAACGCCCCCGTTTCCACGGAGGGAGGAGCCGGCATACTCCAGCGACCCGGTGGATACCCCCACCAGCACAGCGCCTCCGATCATGCCCACACCCAGGGCAGCGCCCGTCAGATAATCCCGCAGGGCGTTTTTCCGGGCAAAGCCAAGGGAGCGGAGGGGGCGACGCTCCACATCCGTACAGTACACCACCGTAAGCAGAGTGGCAAGACCGGTGCAGAACAGTTGCATCGCCACCAGCCAGCCCGGCAGGGTAAAGCTGGTAGAAAACGCCATCACCGCTGCGCTGTCGCTCAGATCCACATGGGATATCAGCAACTGCGCCATCATATACGGAAAGGCCAGCACAGTGGGAGGTGCGCTTTCCACCAGCATCGCCACCAGGAATACCCCCAGAAAGAGCAGGCACTGGAGCACCGGGCTTTCCGGCGTCCGGGCGGATATCGTCCCCTGCATGGTTTCCGACTGACGGTAGCCGGAGATCCGCTTGTTCATATTGTTGTCCTCCTGTTTTCTTTTTTGGATATACATTTTGATTATAGCACATTCCGTTTTCCGTGTCAATTTGCATATGGGACAGAATGAGGTGCATATAGTGGAAGGAACACCATCTAACGATAGGAGGGAATCCACATGAACAAGGAAGAATTTGAAGCCGCCGCCCGGAAATACCGGGAGGAGCTGTTCCGACTCTATGCCCGGCAGCCTGCGCCCCCGGTTCCTGCGCCGCCGGATGCCCCACCCATGCCACGGATCACCCCGGAGCCGCCCCCCATGCAGACCCATCCGGCAGAAACTGCCCCGTCCGTACCACAACTCCCCCTTCCCATGCCTGAACCGGAGCCGGAGATGCCCCTGCCCCCGCCGCCGGAGCCGGTTACGCCGGATAATACTCCTCTGGGCTGGACGGGAAATTCCCTGCCCCCGGAGGTGGTGCTGTCCGGCACCGGTATGCCTCCCTCCCATGCCCCCGCATTCCCGGAGGCGGTGACGGCGGAGGCACTGGTGCGGGTGGGAGAAGAACCCCTGCCCCAGGGTACGGGCACATTGCTCATTACCGTGCGCACCGCCGACAGCGCCATACCGGTGGAGGATGCCGCCGTCACCATCACGGAGGATACCCCATCCGGCACTGACCTGATCGGCATTCTGAAAACCGACGAAAACGGAGAGATCCGCCCCCTGGTACTGCCTGCCCCCATGGGGGATCCCAATGGCAAGCAGGTGCCCTTTTCCAAG from the Ruminococcus champanellensis 18P13 = JCM 17042 genome contains:
- the thiI gene encoding tRNA uracil 4-sulfurtransferase ThiI, yielding MKEIILAKYGEMALKGLNKNGFEDILLKNIRRRLKPLGSFTYAKAQSTIYITPAEEDVLEDAMERLGKVFGIAALCRALVCEKRFDSVAERAPEYLEEVLSGARTFKVEAKRSDKAFPMKSPEICRELGGILLDKFPHLTVDVNHPEVIVTVEIRDTNAYVHADRRPGAGGLPVGSSGRALLLLSGGIDSPVAGYMMAKRGICVSAIHFISPPYTSERALLKVETLAEKIVPYCGSMAFFCVPFTKIQETIKDQCPEELFTVIMRRLMMEVAQQIADREGCLALITGESVGQVASQTMQALCATDAVCRMPVFRPLIGMDKTEIIAISRKIDTYDTSIEPYEDCCTVFTPRHPKVRPRLEDVERAQGAFDFTELVTEAVTNTTMKIIRTDF
- a CDS encoding CPBP family intramembrane glutamic endopeptidase; this translates as MNKRISGYRQSETMQGTISARTPESPVLQCLLFLGVFLVAMLVESAPPTVLAFPYMMAQLLISHVDLSDSAAVMAFSTSFTLPGWLVAMQLFCTGLATLLTVVYCTDVERRPLRSLGFARKNALRDYLTGAALGVGMIGGAVLVGVSTGSLEYAGSSLRGNGGVFFLLLLGWMVQGMSEEVVFRGFFCNSLVRKCNPHVAALISGIAFALAHMANNGKTLLAIPNLILFGMFAAYYMYRFDSLWGICALHSFWNFAQGNLFGIKVSGMSLDVTALRFVSKEGRELIHGGLFGLEGGVGVTIMLLIGIGLLLFTGEQAEKRKV
- a CDS encoding helix-turn-helix transcriptional regulator → MEELILQNRLRHARSQRHLSQGELAQLVGVSRQTICSIENHQFCPSARLALLLCIALEQPFETLFYFEDPEQPEA
- a CDS encoding DUF6442 family protein; the encoded protein is MKREQILERSRREGLDEREQQIYLDAYNFSGSVCVGLCLLLTVGSILRSESFYPYSILVFAAIASSFLYRFVRLRKVSFLGWGLAALVLALVSGVLYLTGWGEAWRN
- a CDS encoding CinA family protein, with product MKNWAEEYENIGHSHEIFTQNLDRTVTNVVQLLMLKAMTISTAESCTGGLLSELITSVPGASQVFELGVCTYSNRIKQTLLNVPEGMLAQYGPVSRQVALAMVRGLKEKSGADLCISVTGLAGPGGGTPEQPVGTVYVGFAFGSTEWVSGLRLWELDAINRNSIRRHTALCAFGIAEHILAEVGNQ